Proteins from a genomic interval of Ramlibacter algicola:
- a CDS encoding TonB-dependent receptor, producing MSGAPAPLLPFGALMLAASVGWAQEAPAPAPTTVAQVEFKPVLVEERGENHGKDSLRTKKTSIGKGTQDLRDIPQSVNVITEKLIDDARLDTLKEALHYTAGITFSATENGTDQDIRIRGFPAATTGDLLIDGMRDPSQYERDTFNMERIEVMRGSASMIFGRGSTGGVVNQVTKKPMLVDQMDTAVQAGTGGLVRGTVDFNKRTGEETALRLNAMATKAGNGGARVERNGIAPSYSWGLGTRNEFNVGLFHLNTNNVPRNAVGYLGGNVAPTNPLDFYGTPSDSMDGSATYASAMHLHRFAGGGELRTQLRTGTFKRAQWSSVARFGTTLGEPTTRGNVGDATILTRGSLTPRKDKYDTTMLQSDYSNQFGWFGLRHDVLAGIDVAREEAVRFQNASWNVLGTRPPTTVGTPDDGATLTGTGRGPLYRESSNYKGRSLGLYAQDMVQLSPTWKVVGGVRWDRFQATTGQLTYDTAGALTGRPTTEVRFPSLWSYRAGVLYQPDAASSYYVSYGTSFNTAADTYQFTTQQNANTPPEKSRNIEAGAKLDWLDGKLSTRAAIFRTEKFHERTTDADFAGTAFTLSGQRHSAGIELDVVGRLGPQWEVYVSYSFIPTAKIDAAGSAANAQASIGQRVGLTPRHTAAAWLGYQVDPQWRVAGGVHGASENFALQGSTGAAQRTARAGGYASVDLMAEYKATPDLFVQFNVNNVANRIYGDQLYPGFAIQGPGRAATVSVAYRY from the coding sequence ATGTCCGGCGCGCCCGCGCCGCTGCTGCCCTTCGGGGCGCTGATGCTGGCCGCGTCGGTCGGCTGGGCGCAGGAGGCACCCGCGCCGGCGCCGACCACGGTCGCTCAGGTGGAGTTCAAGCCCGTGCTCGTCGAGGAGCGCGGCGAGAACCACGGCAAGGATTCGCTGCGGACGAAGAAGACCAGCATCGGCAAGGGCACGCAGGACCTGCGCGACATCCCGCAGTCGGTCAACGTCATCACCGAGAAGCTGATCGACGACGCGCGCCTGGACACGCTGAAGGAAGCGCTGCACTACACCGCCGGCATCACCTTCTCGGCGACCGAGAACGGCACCGACCAGGACATCCGCATCCGCGGCTTTCCCGCCGCGACGACCGGTGACCTGCTGATCGACGGCATGCGCGATCCCTCGCAGTACGAGCGCGACACCTTCAACATGGAGCGCATCGAGGTGATGCGCGGCTCGGCGTCGATGATCTTCGGCCGCGGCTCGACCGGCGGCGTGGTCAACCAGGTCACCAAGAAGCCGATGCTGGTCGACCAGATGGACACCGCCGTGCAAGCGGGCACGGGAGGCCTCGTGCGCGGCACCGTGGACTTCAACAAGCGCACCGGCGAGGAAACCGCACTGCGCCTGAACGCCATGGCGACGAAGGCCGGCAACGGCGGCGCCAGGGTCGAACGCAACGGCATCGCGCCCAGCTACAGCTGGGGCCTGGGCACGCGCAACGAGTTCAACGTCGGCCTGTTCCACCTGAACACGAACAACGTGCCGCGCAACGCGGTGGGCTACCTCGGTGGCAACGTCGCACCGACCAACCCGCTGGACTTCTACGGCACGCCGTCCGATTCCATGGATGGCTCGGCGACGTACGCGAGCGCGATGCACCTGCACCGCTTCGCCGGCGGAGGCGAGCTGCGGACGCAGTTACGCACCGGGACCTTCAAGCGCGCGCAGTGGAGTTCGGTCGCGCGCTTCGGCACCACGCTGGGCGAGCCGACCACGCGCGGCAACGTGGGCGACGCGACGATCCTCACGCGCGGCTCGCTCACGCCGCGCAAGGACAAGTACGACACCACCATGCTGCAGAGCGACTACTCGAACCAGTTCGGCTGGTTCGGGCTGCGGCACGACGTGCTCGCGGGCATCGACGTCGCGCGGGAGGAGGCGGTGCGCTTCCAGAACGCGAGCTGGAACGTGCTGGGCACGCGGCCGCCGACCACGGTCGGCACGCCCGACGACGGCGCCACGCTCACCGGCACCGGCCGGGGGCCGCTGTACCGGGAGTCGAGCAACTACAAGGGCCGCTCGCTGGGCCTGTACGCGCAGGACATGGTGCAGCTGTCGCCGACGTGGAAGGTCGTGGGCGGCGTGCGCTGGGATCGCTTCCAGGCGACCACCGGCCAGCTCACGTACGACACCGCCGGCGCCCTGACCGGCCGGCCGACGACCGAGGTCAGGTTCCCCTCGCTGTGGAGCTACCGCGCCGGCGTGCTGTACCAGCCCGACGCGGCCAGCAGCTACTACGTCTCCTACGGCACCTCGTTCAACACGGCGGCGGACACTTACCAGTTCACGACGCAGCAGAACGCGAACACCCCGCCCGAGAAGAGCCGCAACATCGAGGCCGGCGCCAAGCTCGACTGGCTGGACGGCAAGCTGTCCACGCGCGCGGCGATCTTCCGCACCGAGAAGTTCCACGAGCGCACCACCGACGCCGACTTCGCCGGCACCGCCTTCACGCTCTCGGGCCAGCGCCACTCCGCGGGCATCGAGCTGGACGTGGTCGGCCGCCTGGGCCCGCAGTGGGAGGTCTACGTCTCGTACTCCTTCATCCCGACCGCGAAGATCGATGCGGCCGGCAGCGCCGCCAACGCGCAGGCCAGCATCGGCCAGCGCGTCGGCCTGACGCCGCGCCACACGGCCGCCGCGTGGCTCGGCTACCAGGTCGACCCGCAGTGGCGCGTCGCGGGCGGCGTGCACGGCGCCAGCGAGAACTTCGCGCTGCAGGGCAGCACCGGCGCCGCGCAGCGCACGGCCCGCGCCGGCGGCTACGCGTCGGTGGACCTGATGGCCGAGTACAAGGCCACCCCCGACCTGTTCGTGCAGTTCAACGTGAACAACGTGGCCAACCGCATCTACGGCGACCAGCTCTATCCCGGCTTCGCGATCCAGGGCCCGGGCCGCGCCGCGACGGTCAGCGTCGCGTACCGCTACTGA